The following coding sequences lie in one Hippopotamus amphibius kiboko isolate mHipAmp2 chromosome 7, mHipAmp2.hap2, whole genome shotgun sequence genomic window:
- the SH2D6 gene encoding SH2 domain-containing protein 6, whose translation MDKLSRSKARLGPPLPPSRCADSPAGRKDDPCPYPLAAPGIWRHRQILPEAQEEEEEEEDKYELPPSETLLRHLARARACIPGTKEDSLYLDHCGPLGPPTSPPPPPTPPPPPQPEIMNSLPTRPTPGYHVPPKAAPSPPEATKQSRPFGRREPGAPVGAVPGPTKPDEGIYLECEPGPVLALTQTLSSQVLMPPVPLPRTSVGPRASIAPQEARNGASNAASKAGRRASLSSVAATQNDSAAEEGDLLGQPWYSGNCDRHAVESALLRLQKDGAYTVRPSSGPHGSQPFTLAVLLHGRVFNVPIRRLDGGRHYALGREGRNHEELFSSVAAMVQHHMQHPLLLVDRHSGSRQLTCLLFPTQP comes from the exons ATG GACAAGCTCAGCAGGAGCAAGGCCAG GCTGGGGCCACCCCTTCCACCCTCCAGATGTGCAG ACTCCCCAGCTGGGAGAAAAGATGACCCCTGCCCATATCCTCTGGCTGCCCCCGGGATCTGGAGACACAGG CAAATCCTCCCGGAagcccaggaggaagaggaagaggaggaggacaaaTATGAGCTGCCCCCCAGCGAGACTCTTCTCCGCCACCTAGCCCGCGCCCGCGCCTGCATTCCTGGCACTAAGGAGGACTCTTTGTACTTGG ATCACTGTGGCCCCCTGGGCCCTCCcacgtcaccaccaccaccccccacaccACCACCGCCGCCCCAGCCCGAGATCATGAACAGCCtccccacccgccccaccccaggCTACCACGTCCCA CCCAAGGCAGCGCCGAGCCCACCAGAGGCCACGAAGCAGAGCAGGCCCTTTGGGAGGCGAG aGCCGGGTGCACCAGTCGGAGCG GTGCCAGGCCCTACAAAGCCGGATGAGGGCATCTACCTGGAGTGTGAGCCTGGGCCAG TCTTGGCCTTGActcagactctgagctcccaagtCCTAATGCCTCCAGTTCCTCTACCAAGGACATCAGTGGGGCCCAG GGCCAGCATAGCCCCCCAGGAAGCTCGGAAT GGAGCATCTAATGCCGCCTCTAAAG CAGGAAGGAGAGCCTCTCTTTCCTCTGTAGCTGCCACCCAGAACGACTCAGCTGCCGAg GAAGGCGATCTGCTGGGCCAGCCTTGGTACTCAGGGAACTGCGACCGCCACGCTGTTGAGAGTGCCCTGCTCCGACTCCAAAAG GACGGAGCCTACACCGTGCGCCCCAGCTCCGGCCCTCATGGCTCCCAGCCCTTCACCTTGGCAGTGCTTCTCCATGGCCGGGTCTTTAATGTTCCCATCCGGCGGCTGGATGGCGGGCGCCACTACGCCCTGGGCCGGGAGGGCAGGAACCACGAGGAG CTCTTCTCCTCCGTGGCCGCCATGGTCCAGCACCACATGCAGCACCCCCTGCTGCTCGTGGACAGACACAGCGGCAGCCGGCAGCTCACCTGCCTGCTCTTCCCCACCCAGCCCTGA